In the Wyeomyia smithii strain HCP4-BCI-WySm-NY-G18 chromosome 2, ASM2978416v1, whole genome shotgun sequence genome, one interval contains:
- the LOC129724593 gene encoding protein lifeguard 1-like, whose protein sequence is MAEIPYQNMEGTSQAAKTLTTHLDPESQVEIRGMTFSEESIRKGFIRKVYLILTVQLAITMAFIALFVYNDSAKLWTINNPWIAVTSFVVMFGVLIIMACCGEIRRKTPHNFIFLAIFTVAQGLMLGIFTIRYDAQEVFTAVGITCAICFGLTLFSLQTKWDFTMMGGFLFVALLLVFLFGIIVAFFPGSVASSVYSACGALLFSFYLVYDTQMMMGGNHKYSISPEEYIFAALNLYLDIINIFLFILRR, encoded by the exons ATGGCAGAAATACCGTACCAAAACATGGAAGGTACCAGTCAGGCAGCGAAAACTTTAACCACACATCTGGACCCAGAAAGCCAGGTTGAAATTCGTGGCATGACTTTCTCAGAAGAATCGATTAGGAAGGGCTTCATAAGAAAAGTGTACCTAATCTTAACT GTTCAACTCGCAATAACTATGGCTTTTATCGCTTTATTTGTATACAACGATTCGGCAAAACTTTGGACCATCAATAATCCATGGATTGCAGTGACATCCTTCGTCGTGATGTTTGGGGTTCTAATCATAATGGCTTGCTGCGGTGAAATCCGACGGAAAACACCGCATAACTTTATTTTCTTGGCTATTTTCACCGTAGCGCAAGGGCTGATGCTCGGAATCTTCACAATTCGCTATGATGCTCAAGAG gtgTTTACTGCCGTGGGCATCACTTGTGCCATATGCTTTGGATTGACCTTATTCTCGCTGCAAACCAAATGGGATTTCACGATGATGGGCGGTTTCTTGTTTGTTGCTCTTCTGCTAGTGTTTTTGTTTGGCATTATCGTGGCATTCTTCCCCGGAAGTGTGGCAAGTTCCGTCTACTCCGCTTGTGGTGCATTACTGTTCTCATTTTACCTAGTTTATGACACTCAAATGATGATGGGCGGCAATCACAAGTATTCCATTAGCCCGGAGGAATACATATTCGCTGCACTCAATCTCTATCTggatattatcaatattttccTATTTATCTTGCGGAGATAA